In Equus quagga isolate Etosha38 chromosome 14, UCLA_HA_Equagga_1.0, whole genome shotgun sequence, one DNA window encodes the following:
- the LOC124225406 gene encoding olfactory receptor 481 gives METENHTTVTEFIILGLTDNPTLRAIFFVIFLAVYIVTIVGNISIIILIQSSPQLRTPMYLFLSHLAFVDIGYSTSVTPIMLMSFLRERTTIPVTGCIAQLGSDVTFGTTECFLLATMAYDRYVAICSPLLYSTQMSPVVCFLLLGASYLGGCMNASSFTGCLMNLSFCGPNKINHFFCDLFPLLKLSCGHVYIAEISPAISSASVLISTLFTIIVSYSYILHSILNMRSTEGRKKAFSTCTSHLTAVTLFYGTVLFVYVMPKSSYSADQVKVASVIYTVVVPMLNPLIYSLRNKEVKEAMRKLMSRTRCFS, from the coding sequence ATGGAGACTGAAAACCATACAACAGTGACAGAGTTCATTATTCTGGGACTAACAGATAATCCCACACTGCGTGCCAtcttctttgtgatttttctagCAGTTTATATAGTTACCATAGTGGGAAATATTAGCATAATCATTTTAATCCAAAGCAGCCCACAACTTCGCACCCCAATGTACCTTTTTCTCAGCCATTTGGCCTTTGTGGACATTGGGTATTCCACATCAGTCACGCCAATCATGCTTATGAGTTTCTTAAGAGAAAGAACTACTATCCCTGTCACTGGCTGTATAGCCCAGCTTGGCTCTGATGTCACTTTTGGGACCACAGAGTGCTTCCTGCTGGCCACCATGGCCTAtgatcgctatgtggccatctgctcTCCCCTGCTCTACTCCACACAGATGTCCCCCGTGGTCTGCTTCCTCCTACTGGGGGCCTCCTACCTGGGTGGATGCATGAATGCTTCATCTTTTACAGGCTGTTTGATGAATCTATCCTTCTGCGGACCAAATAAAATCAATCATTTTTTCTGTGACCTCTTCCCACTTTTGAAGCTTTCTTGTGGTCATGTTTATATTGCTGAAATCTCTCCTGCCATCTCCTCTGCCTCAGTCCTTATAAGCACACTGTTCACCATAATTGTGTCCTACAGCTACATCCTGCACTCAATCCTGAATATGCGATCAactgaagggaggaagaaggctTTCTCTACCTGCACGTCCCACCTCACAGCAGTCACTTTGTTTTACGGgacagttttgtttgtttatgtgatGCCCAAATCGAGCTATTCAGCTGATCAGGTCAAAGTGGCATCTGTGATCTACACAGTGGTGGTCCCCATGTTGAACCCCCTCATCTACAGTCTGAGgaacaaggaagtgaaagaagccatgaGAAAACTAATGTCTAGAACACGttgtttttcctaa